From Arcticibacter tournemirensis, one genomic window encodes:
- a CDS encoding tyrosine-type recombinase/integrase — MKKTDFASAVHRYFRDYLINDRGCSERTIETYRYAFIQFIDFMENTFRISPERIELRHIDHKHIQAFLTWLECERKVSIATRNQRLAAFKGFAAFLKYDYPECIETAIQIHNIKLKKSQPKEISYLKPEGIKLLLSQIKTTSQAGRRDFTMFTLLYATGVRVSELIEIKGRDVSISAPKHIAIYGKGGKIRHVPIIKHLSSVLEKHLDENHSMLPQNLDRYVFVNHSSEKFTRQGINHLLSKYANMARKIDPTLVPKDCSPHKIRHSMAMAMVENETDLIIIRDFLGHSSVQTTEIYAKLSASRRMKVIEAASKEIVPTEDALWVRNTSLKDWLKYMTNPKVM, encoded by the coding sequence ATGAAAAAAACCGATTTTGCCAGTGCTGTCCACCGTTATTTCCGCGATTATCTGATTAATGATCGTGGTTGTTCAGAACGAACGATAGAAACCTACAGATATGCATTTATCCAATTTATTGATTTTATGGAAAATACCTTTCGGATAAGTCCCGAAAGAATTGAACTTAGACATATTGACCATAAACATATTCAAGCCTTTCTTACCTGGCTGGAATGCGAGAGAAAAGTCTCAATTGCAACACGGAATCAACGGCTTGCTGCGTTTAAAGGCTTCGCTGCCTTTTTGAAATACGATTATCCCGAATGTATTGAGACGGCCATACAAATCCACAACATTAAATTGAAAAAATCTCAGCCAAAAGAGATATCCTACCTTAAGCCCGAAGGCATAAAGCTGCTATTGTCGCAAATCAAAACAACTTCGCAAGCTGGCAGACGAGACTTTACAATGTTTACATTACTTTATGCTACCGGGGTAAGAGTCAGTGAATTAATTGAAATAAAAGGACGGGATGTTTCAATAAGCGCACCAAAACACATAGCTATATATGGAAAAGGCGGCAAGATAAGGCATGTACCGATAATAAAGCACCTATCATCTGTTCTTGAAAAGCATTTAGACGAAAATCATTCTATGCTACCTCAAAACCTTGACAGATATGTTTTTGTGAACCATTCAAGCGAAAAGTTTACCAGACAAGGCATAAATCACCTCTTGTCCAAGTATGCAAATATGGCGCGGAAAATCGACCCCACACTTGTGCCAAAAGATTGTAGCCCGCATAAAATACGGCATTCCATGGCAATGGCCATGGTCGAAAACGAAACCGATCTAATTATAATTAGGGACTTTTTGGGCCATTCCAGCGTACAAACAACTGAAATATACGCCAAGCTATCTGCTTCACGCCGAATGAAAGTGATTGAGGCGGCGAGTAAAGAAATAGTGCCGACAGAGGACGCACTTTGGGTGAGAAATACTTCGCTTAAAGACTGGTTAAAATATATGACGAACCCAAAAGTTATGTAA